A section of the Drosophila sechellia strain sech25 chromosome 3L, ASM438219v1, whole genome shotgun sequence genome encodes:
- the LOC6604791 gene encoding signal recognition particle 9 kDa protein, translating into MVFVKNWDDFEIAVENMYLANPQNCRLTMKYVHSKGHILLKMTDNVKCVQYKAENMPDLRKIEKFTNNLVGHMASKE; encoded by the exons atggttTTTGTTAAGAACTGGGATGATTTCGAGATTGCCGTCGAGAACATGTACTTGGCCAATCCACAGAACTGTCGACTTACCATGAAATACGTGCACTCCAAGGGCCACATTTTGCTAAAAATGACGGACAACGTTAAG TGTGTGCAGTACAAAGCGGAGAACATGCCGGATCTGAGAAAAATCGAGAAGTTCACCAACAACTTGGTGGGACACATGGCGTCCAAGGAATAG